The following coding sequences lie in one Anticarsia gemmatalis isolate Benzon Research Colony breed Stoneville strain chromosome 16, ilAntGemm2 primary, whole genome shotgun sequence genomic window:
- the Reck gene encoding reversion-inducing-cysteine-rich protein with kazal motifs isoform X1 codes for MEAIKSCSRFQRNGNVWKSSLIFAAVTLACVNSQDITACCDKAEGVCRSVCDKMSLVEIASNSSTFEQWVPNIYRFCTPRLIEFWICMNKTIQEVVSGSGWWGRACCSLGRLHTCRHACAMAANESALIGAGACRRSDEIDFFDCVQKQEQAQQCCSQTQSLTCHDECQKTLWRLGQSRVDVQARSTALQACEESPDLMRCLRDLTDSVVSTDTLKYLSCCRESNRQECQPTCERVLRSTGVLQEIVEELEDDCGTPAIHDGFWQCFLKKDTPPEPKDLIPHDISKLHCCQKAATINCRRLCFDTFNTGWQTTWQKFYTECLGDPQEIKLSECMDDVDAPCSLGCAGLTYCSQLNNRPTSLFRSCTAQADLEAHLAVAEQKGSGVLLISGMELPLKNSTQCPIDIWKSVACALHVKPCTAKGHSSLLCADECARLVSSCVEWSRAPATLTARALCARLTPASTKAPCVPLQHYMAHSTEPPLLSAKEVVTSPCAGSPCNSSQLCVINRNCLRGGACQRYQCIDGCPLGDSATQMVPIGSWVRVPMSSSLQKACFKICRCSTKGLTDCQPLPCVELENCQLHDREVMQGEKYYMECNACACRGGERVCARRACGRGAALPCYCPPHHLPVRASHRPYPNACLAKCAGASDGEIEFNSGGACARPNTCGRRHACLPLHTVCLSKLQTSCPQHYCVSTVNCNSQAPMTVCDSDGRTHINPCHLVMSGRKFGYWGACLEGCSSVSSVCGVNGVTYISECAAWAEYVSVDYSGPCLAVGPISDRMEPKCAFDRIVCPKLKKPNCLGFTAPGACCPKCGGALRILYSKKQIDRALYGTNISASVINLNNILKALERHVKIAECALRGYLTIEMEIFVTVETMLDNPTDLQLNVCILEAEKIADMINRESVLITSDLGLSSLSYALTVHTYPTQGASSATLSIATLLTSLIVYLSSYILR; via the exons atgTCACTAGTGGAGATAGCGTCAAACTCGTCCACGTTCGAACAATGGGTACCAAACATCTATAGATTCTGTACGCCGCGATTA ATTGAATTTTGGATATGCATGAATAAGACAATACAag AAGTGGTGTCAGGCTCGGGTTGGTGGGGTCGAGCATGTTGTTCCTTAGGGCGACTGCACACGTGTCGGCACGCATGCGCGATGGCCGCTAACGAAAGTGCGCTTATCGGCGCTGGCGCATGCCGCAGGTCTGATGAGATTGACTTCTTCGACTGCGTGCAAAAGCAGGAGCAAGCACAACAGTGCTGTT CGCAGACCCAGTCGTTAACATGTCACGATGAATGCCAGAAGACTCTATGGCGACTCGGTCAGTCTCGGGTCGACGTACAAGCGAGGTCTACGGCGTTGCAGGCGTGTGAGGAATCACCTGATTTAATGAGGTGCCTTCGAGACCTTACTGATTCTGTGGTTTCTACAGATACGTTAAAAT ACTTATCATGTTGCCGTGAATCAAACAGACAAGAATGTCAACCAACATGTGAGAGGGTTCTTCGAAGTACGGGCGTATTGCAAGAGATTGTCGAAGAGTTGGAGGATGACTGTGGAACTCCAGCTATACATGACGGCTTCTGGCAATGTTTCTTAAAGAAAGATACACCACCTGAACCAAAAGACTTAATTCCTCACGACATATCGAAACTACACTGTTGCCAAAAg GCGGCCACAATAAACTGCAGAAGATTATGCTTTGACACATTCAACACTGGCTGGCAGACCACTTGGCAAAAGTTCTATACAGAATGTTTGGGAGATCCTCAAGAGATCAAGCTCTCTGAATGCATGGATGACG TGGACGCCCCCTGTTCGCTGGGTTGTGCAGGTCTGACTTACTGCAGTCAATTAAATAACAGACCGACAAGTCTATTCCGTTCATGTACGGCGCAGGCAGACCTTGAGGCGCATCTAGCTGTGGCTGAGCAGAAGGGAAGTGG AGTGTTGTTAATATCTGGGATGGAGCTGCCCTTGAAGAATTCTACTCAATGTCCGATTGATATTTGGAAAAGTGTTGCCTGTGCTCTACATGTCAAACCGTGCACGGCTAAG GGTCATAGCAGTCTGCTTTGCGCAGATGAATGCGCTCGTTTAGTGTCATCTTGCGTGGAGTGGTCGCGAGCACCAGCAACTTTGACAGCACGGGCTCTATGTGCTCGACTTACTCCTGCTAGCACTAAAGCACCCTGCGTACCGCTACAACATTATATGGCTCATA GTACAGAACCACCGCTACTGTCGGCGAAGGAAGTGGTGACGTCACCGTGCGCTGGGTCTCCGTGCAATTCGTCGCAGCTATGTGTTATTAACAGGAACTGTCTGAGAGGCGGGGCCTGTCAGAGGTACCAGTGCATCGATGGATGTCCACTTG GTGATAGTGCAACACAAATGGTACCTATAGGATCTTGGGTGCGGGTGCCGATGTCTTCTTCATTACAGAAGGCTTGTTTCAAGATTTGTCGCTGCAGTACCAAGGGATTGACCGACTGTCAGCCGTTACCTTGTGTGGAGTTAGAAAACTGTCAGTTGCATGACCGAGAAGTAATGCAAG GCGAGAAGTACTACATGGAGTGCAACGCGTGCGCGTGCCGCGGCGGCGAGCGCGTGTGCGCGCGGCGCGCGTGCGGCCGCGGCGCCGCGCTGCCGTGCTACTGCCCGCCGCACCACCTGCCCGTGCGCGCCAGCCACAGGCCCTACCCCAACGCATGCCTCGCCAA ATGTGCTGGAGCATCAGATGGGGAGATCGAATTCAACAGCGGAGGTGCGTGCGCTCGACCCAACACTTGTGGGAGACGACACGCGTGTCTGCCTTTACATACCGTGTGTCTGTCCAAACTACAGACTTCATGTCCCCAACACTATTGTG TGAGCACGGTAAATTGCAACTCCCAGGCACCAATGACAGTGTGTGACAGTGACGGTCGGACACACATCAACCCTTGTCATCTCGTGATGAGTGGCAGGAAATTCGGCTACTGGGGTGCTTGCCTTGAAGGGTGTTCATCT GTTAGCTCAGTTTGCGGAGTTAACGGAGTCACCTACATATCAGAATGTGCAGCATGGGCTGAATACGTGAGCGTGGACTATTCAGGACCTTGCCTGGCAGTAGGACCAATATCTGACCGCATGGAACCAAAGTGTGCTTTCGACAGAATAGTCTGTCCTAAGCTAAAGAAACCAAATTGCCTTGGATTCACAGCCCCTGGAGCTTGTTGCCCAAAATGTGGAGGAGCTTTAAGAATACTCTATTCAAAGAAACAAATCGATAGAGCATtatacggaacaaatatttcagCATCTGTTATTAATCTTAACAATATCTTAAAAGCCCTAGAAAGGCACGTTAAGATAGCTGAATGTGCTCTGAGAGGGTACCTCACTATAGAAATGGAAATATTCGTAACAGTTGAAACAATGTTAGACAATCCTACAGATTTACAACTCAACGTGTGTATTTTAGAAGCAGAGAAAATAGCAGATATGATTAACAGAGAGAGTGTGTTAATAACTAGTGATCTAGGTTTAAGTTCTTTATCTTACGCGTTGACTGTTCACACGTACCCTACACAAGGTGCAAGTAGTGCTACCCTATCTATAGCAACATTATTAACTTCtctaatagtttatttaagCAGTTACATATTAAGATAA
- the Reck gene encoding reversion-inducing-cysteine-rich protein with kazal motifs isoform X2: MRLTSSTACKSRSKHNSAVTQSLTCHDECQKTLWRLGQSRVDVQARSTALQACEESPDLMRCLRDLTDSVVSTDTLKYLSCCRESNRQECQPTCERVLRSTGVLQEIVEELEDDCGTPAIHDGFWQCFLKKDTPPEPKDLIPHDISKLHCCQKAATINCRRLCFDTFNTGWQTTWQKFYTECLGDPQEIKLSECMDDVDAPCSLGCAGLTYCSQLNNRPTSLFRSCTAQADLEAHLAVAEQKGSGVLLISGMELPLKNSTQCPIDIWKSVACALHVKPCTAKGHSSLLCADECARLVSSCVEWSRAPATLTARALCARLTPASTKAPCVPLQHYMAHSTEPPLLSAKEVVTSPCAGSPCNSSQLCVINRNCLRGGACQRYQCIDGCPLGDSATQMVPIGSWVRVPMSSSLQKACFKICRCSTKGLTDCQPLPCVELENCQLHDREVMQGEKYYMECNACACRGGERVCARRACGRGAALPCYCPPHHLPVRASHRPYPNACLAKCAGASDGEIEFNSGGACARPNTCGRRHACLPLHTVCLSKLQTSCPQHYCVSTVNCNSQAPMTVCDSDGRTHINPCHLVMSGRKFGYWGACLEGCSSVSSVCGVNGVTYISECAAWAEYVSVDYSGPCLAVGPISDRMEPKCAFDRIVCPKLKKPNCLGFTAPGACCPKCGGALRILYSKKQIDRALYGTNISASVINLNNILKALERHVKIAECALRGYLTIEMEIFVTVETMLDNPTDLQLNVCILEAEKIADMINRESVLITSDLGLSSLSYALTVHTYPTQGASSATLSIATLLTSLIVYLSSYILR; this comes from the exons ATGAGATTGACTTCTTCGACTGCGTGCAAAAGCAGGAGCAAGCACAACAGTGCTGTT ACCCAGTCGTTAACATGTCACGATGAATGCCAGAAGACTCTATGGCGACTCGGTCAGTCTCGGGTCGACGTACAAGCGAGGTCTACGGCGTTGCAGGCGTGTGAGGAATCACCTGATTTAATGAGGTGCCTTCGAGACCTTACTGATTCTGTGGTTTCTACAGATACGTTAAAAT ACTTATCATGTTGCCGTGAATCAAACAGACAAGAATGTCAACCAACATGTGAGAGGGTTCTTCGAAGTACGGGCGTATTGCAAGAGATTGTCGAAGAGTTGGAGGATGACTGTGGAACTCCAGCTATACATGACGGCTTCTGGCAATGTTTCTTAAAGAAAGATACACCACCTGAACCAAAAGACTTAATTCCTCACGACATATCGAAACTACACTGTTGCCAAAAg GCGGCCACAATAAACTGCAGAAGATTATGCTTTGACACATTCAACACTGGCTGGCAGACCACTTGGCAAAAGTTCTATACAGAATGTTTGGGAGATCCTCAAGAGATCAAGCTCTCTGAATGCATGGATGACG TGGACGCCCCCTGTTCGCTGGGTTGTGCAGGTCTGACTTACTGCAGTCAATTAAATAACAGACCGACAAGTCTATTCCGTTCATGTACGGCGCAGGCAGACCTTGAGGCGCATCTAGCTGTGGCTGAGCAGAAGGGAAGTGG AGTGTTGTTAATATCTGGGATGGAGCTGCCCTTGAAGAATTCTACTCAATGTCCGATTGATATTTGGAAAAGTGTTGCCTGTGCTCTACATGTCAAACCGTGCACGGCTAAG GGTCATAGCAGTCTGCTTTGCGCAGATGAATGCGCTCGTTTAGTGTCATCTTGCGTGGAGTGGTCGCGAGCACCAGCAACTTTGACAGCACGGGCTCTATGTGCTCGACTTACTCCTGCTAGCACTAAAGCACCCTGCGTACCGCTACAACATTATATGGCTCATA GTACAGAACCACCGCTACTGTCGGCGAAGGAAGTGGTGACGTCACCGTGCGCTGGGTCTCCGTGCAATTCGTCGCAGCTATGTGTTATTAACAGGAACTGTCTGAGAGGCGGGGCCTGTCAGAGGTACCAGTGCATCGATGGATGTCCACTTG GTGATAGTGCAACACAAATGGTACCTATAGGATCTTGGGTGCGGGTGCCGATGTCTTCTTCATTACAGAAGGCTTGTTTCAAGATTTGTCGCTGCAGTACCAAGGGATTGACCGACTGTCAGCCGTTACCTTGTGTGGAGTTAGAAAACTGTCAGTTGCATGACCGAGAAGTAATGCAAG GCGAGAAGTACTACATGGAGTGCAACGCGTGCGCGTGCCGCGGCGGCGAGCGCGTGTGCGCGCGGCGCGCGTGCGGCCGCGGCGCCGCGCTGCCGTGCTACTGCCCGCCGCACCACCTGCCCGTGCGCGCCAGCCACAGGCCCTACCCCAACGCATGCCTCGCCAA ATGTGCTGGAGCATCAGATGGGGAGATCGAATTCAACAGCGGAGGTGCGTGCGCTCGACCCAACACTTGTGGGAGACGACACGCGTGTCTGCCTTTACATACCGTGTGTCTGTCCAAACTACAGACTTCATGTCCCCAACACTATTGTG TGAGCACGGTAAATTGCAACTCCCAGGCACCAATGACAGTGTGTGACAGTGACGGTCGGACACACATCAACCCTTGTCATCTCGTGATGAGTGGCAGGAAATTCGGCTACTGGGGTGCTTGCCTTGAAGGGTGTTCATCT GTTAGCTCAGTTTGCGGAGTTAACGGAGTCACCTACATATCAGAATGTGCAGCATGGGCTGAATACGTGAGCGTGGACTATTCAGGACCTTGCCTGGCAGTAGGACCAATATCTGACCGCATGGAACCAAAGTGTGCTTTCGACAGAATAGTCTGTCCTAAGCTAAAGAAACCAAATTGCCTTGGATTCACAGCCCCTGGAGCTTGTTGCCCAAAATGTGGAGGAGCTTTAAGAATACTCTATTCAAAGAAACAAATCGATAGAGCATtatacggaacaaatatttcagCATCTGTTATTAATCTTAACAATATCTTAAAAGCCCTAGAAAGGCACGTTAAGATAGCTGAATGTGCTCTGAGAGGGTACCTCACTATAGAAATGGAAATATTCGTAACAGTTGAAACAATGTTAGACAATCCTACAGATTTACAACTCAACGTGTGTATTTTAGAAGCAGAGAAAATAGCAGATATGATTAACAGAGAGAGTGTGTTAATAACTAGTGATCTAGGTTTAAGTTCTTTATCTTACGCGTTGACTGTTCACACGTACCCTACACAAGGTGCAAGTAGTGCTACCCTATCTATAGCAACATTATTAACTTCtctaatagtttatttaagCAGTTACATATTAAGATAA